A region of Chlamydia crocodili DNA encodes the following proteins:
- a CDS encoding LysM peptidoglycan-binding domain-containing protein codes for MLPMDAAGGKTPSIQTVLAEVEDASAKLLCHEAEIQILVDRIDEQDGKIQRLSSVKPESLTKQIQQLEIEQKTLAKTVAVLTASVKDIQATLNNKLQEIQKDHKTLSQDIRLLRRSLLALVDGSPPETYTDFSDEVPAHIHIVRPGETLGKIAAKYKIPISELKKLNKLNSDVIYANQKLCLPENKK; via the coding sequence ATGCTCCCCATGGATGCAGCAGGAGGAAAAACCCCATCTATACAAACCGTGCTTGCGGAAGTCGAAGATGCTTCCGCAAAGTTATTATGTCATGAAGCTGAAATACAGATATTAGTAGATCGTATAGATGAACAAGATGGTAAAATCCAAAGACTGTCTTCTGTGAAACCAGAATCTCTTACAAAACAAATTCAACAATTAGAAATCGAACAAAAAACTCTAGCAAAAACTGTTGCTGTTCTTACAGCTTCTGTAAAGGATATCCAAGCTACCCTAAATAATAAACTTCAAGAAATACAAAAAGACCACAAAACTCTCTCTCAAGATATTCGTCTTTTACGACGTTCTCTCCTAGCCCTTGTCGATGGTTCTCCTCCTGAAACTTACACCGATTTTTCTGATGAGGTGCCAGCACATATTCACATCGTGAGACCTGGAGAAACCTTAGGTAAAATCGCTGCAAAATATAAGATTCCCATATCAGAGTTAAAAAAACTTAATAAATTAAATTCTGATGTTATTTACGCTAATCAAAAGCTTTGTTTACCAGAGAATAAGAAATAA
- a CDS encoding peroxiredoxin gives MGSLFIGKTAPDFSVQAVVDGEVKNVSLKDYRGKYVILFFYPKDFTYVCPTELHAFQNSLEEFENRGAQIIGCSVDDLDTHKRWLDTDKKAGGVKGVTYPLVSDTTHELSKLYGVLDSQSGLSFRGSFLIDKEGIIRHVVINDLPLGRSIDEELRVLDALIFFENHGLVCPANWHQGQKAMAPNEEGLKEYFGTID, from the coding sequence ATGGGATCGCTATTTATTGGGAAAACTGCCCCAGATTTTTCTGTACAAGCAGTCGTTGACGGCGAAGTAAAGAATGTTTCTTTGAAAGATTATCGTGGTAAATACGTTATTCTTTTCTTTTATCCTAAAGATTTCACTTATGTGTGTCCTACAGAGCTTCATGCTTTCCAGAATTCTTTAGAAGAATTTGAAAATCGCGGTGCGCAAATCATTGGTTGCTCCGTTGATGATCTCGATACCCACAAACGTTGGTTAGATACCGATAAAAAAGCTGGTGGAGTTAAAGGTGTTACCTATCCTCTAGTTTCTGATACAACTCATGAACTTTCTAAACTCTATGGTGTACTAGACTCTCAGTCTGGATTGTCATTCCGCGGATCTTTCTTGATCGATAAGGAGGGTATAATCAGACATGTGGTAATCAATGATCTTCCTCTAGGTCGCTCTATAGACGAAGAGCTTCGTGTATTAGATGCTTTGATTTTCTTTGAAAACCATGGACTTGTATGTCCCGCAAATTGGCATCAAGGACAGAAGGCGATGGCCCCTAATGAAGAGGGCTTAAAAGAGTATTTCGGAACTATTGATTAG
- the groEL gene encoding molecular chaperone GroEL: MSKIFKNRLEGLSALNRGVRALAKAVTTTLGPQGPHVVIKKDFSPPYVTKHGASIAKEINLSDAFENTGLKLAREAALQTEVHIGDGSTTAIVLTDALFSSGLKGIAVGLDPLEIKQGIQLAGEMLDRELTKLVVEISKTEDVFHIATISANYDSSIGTILSDAIAQVGVEGVFVVKEGREITLQATTHVGLNSGYLSSYFVTHPETMEVVYENASILLCNQTLSSLNQSFIHFLEQTFQTSGDPLIIIAEDFDPQLLSILIVNKLKGGLPVCAIKAPGYGQQRREILEDIAILTGATLVGDLLGISLDKSSLDILGRVGKIIINQDSTVFFEGKGNQERIEQRIGYLRQAIVHSKSEMDTQDLEKRLARFVGGIAQISLGAMTENEFKEKKIRLENALKCIKAAFKEGCLPGGGSALARAASIVKIPEQLSKGVMFGCKCMLQSAEVPLRILATNCGKVPEYVVDTVLAHPNPCFGYNCINDTFENLITSGVFDPFTVIKFALKYSISISCLLLTSSFFIVDSSEEMQNSPFPET; encoded by the coding sequence GTGTCTAAAATATTCAAGAATCGATTAGAAGGGCTTAGTGCGTTAAATCGAGGCGTGCGTGCTTTAGCTAAGGCTGTCACCACAACTTTAGGACCTCAAGGACCTCATGTTGTTATCAAAAAAGATTTTTCTCCTCCTTATGTCACGAAACATGGTGCTTCAATAGCTAAAGAGATCAATTTATCTGATGCTTTTGAAAATACAGGTCTAAAACTTGCTAGAGAAGCTGCATTACAAACCGAAGTTCATATAGGAGACGGATCTACTACGGCTATCGTACTCACAGATGCGTTATTTTCTTCAGGACTCAAAGGTATTGCTGTTGGATTAGATCCTTTAGAAATCAAACAAGGAATTCAACTTGCCGGAGAAATGTTAGACAGGGAGCTTACCAAGCTGGTAGTTGAAATCAGTAAAACAGAAGATGTGTTTCATATAGCTACAATCTCAGCCAATTATGATTCATCCATTGGAACAATCCTTTCCGATGCTATAGCTCAAGTAGGCGTTGAAGGAGTTTTCGTAGTAAAAGAAGGAAGAGAGATTACTTTGCAAGCTACGACGCATGTAGGGTTAAACTCGGGATACTTATCTTCATATTTTGTAACGCATCCTGAGACGATGGAAGTGGTGTATGAAAATGCGTCTATCTTATTGTGTAACCAGACATTATCTTCTTTAAATCAATCATTTATTCATTTTTTAGAACAAACCTTTCAAACGAGTGGTGATCCTTTAATTATCATCGCTGAAGATTTTGATCCTCAGCTTCTCTCTATTTTAATTGTTAATAAACTGAAAGGAGGCCTTCCTGTATGTGCAATAAAAGCTCCAGGATATGGTCAACAGCGTAGAGAGATTTTAGAAGATATTGCCATTTTGACAGGCGCTACTCTTGTAGGAGATTTATTAGGGATTTCTTTAGATAAGAGTAGTTTAGATATTTTAGGCCGAGTAGGGAAAATCATTATTAATCAAGACTCAACTGTTTTTTTTGAAGGGAAAGGAAACCAAGAAAGAATAGAACAGCGTATTGGGTATTTGCGCCAGGCTATCGTGCATAGCAAATCTGAAATGGATACTCAGGATTTAGAAAAGCGTTTAGCTAGGTTTGTTGGTGGAATAGCTCAGATATCTTTAGGAGCTATGACAGAAAATGAGTTCAAAGAAAAGAAAATTCGATTAGAGAACGCTTTAAAATGTATAAAAGCTGCTTTTAAAGAAGGTTGTCTTCCCGGAGGAGGTTCAGCCTTAGCTCGCGCAGCATCTATCGTGAAAATCCCTGAGCAATTATCTAAGGGGGTAATGTTTGGGTGTAAGTGCATGTTGCAATCCGCAGAAGTTCCTCTTAGAATCTTGGCTACGAATTGTGGGAAAGTTCCAGAATATGTAGTAGATACTGTTCTAGCGCATCCAAACCCTTGCTTTGGATATAATTGCATTAACGATACTTTTGAAAATTTAATTACCTCAGGAGTGTTTGATCCTTTCACAGTAATTAAATTTGCTTTGAAATATTCTATTTCTATCTCTTGTTTACTTTTGACTAGTTCGTTTTTTATTGTAGACTCTTCGGAAGAAATGCAAAACTCACCCTTTCCAGAAACCTAA
- a CDS encoding DUF1343 domain-containing protein: MRVIHSFLILLCLFPYLGFSQVSVGLDRIFNDESYISWIRGKKVTLVSHNAAINNEGKDALSVFQEHKDLCSLNILCTLEHGYYGTAPAETPGAAPGVQGVRTVSLYGIKDIPECAVQGSDVLIYDVQDIGVRSYTFVSSLLHLVCAAQKYKKTLIILDRPNPMGGRIIDGPMPTSPSDYAPEIPYCYGMTPGELALFYKAKYAPYAQVSVVPMQGWKRSMTFSQTGLNWIPTSPQIPDAQTTFFYAATGIIGALSISSIGIGYTLPFRVIGAPWMDGNLVAKKLNEARLPGVRFYPFCYEPFFGKYKMEFCSGVLLMLENSEEFLPMETQCTILGTLKTLYPKQVENAFKALEKIPLRRTSIHRCLGEEKFLYICQNERYIVWPLKKLCIEGRTKFENIRKPFLIADYGD; encoded by the coding sequence ATGAGAGTAATACACTCGTTTTTAATTTTATTATGTTTATTTCCTTACTTAGGATTTTCTCAAGTTTCTGTGGGGTTAGATCGTATTTTCAACGATGAATCTTATATTTCTTGGATTCGTGGTAAGAAAGTAACATTAGTTTCTCATAATGCTGCTATTAATAATGAAGGAAAGGATGCTTTATCTGTTTTTCAAGAGCATAAAGATCTATGCTCTTTGAATATCCTTTGTACATTAGAACACGGCTATTACGGTACTGCACCTGCAGAAACTCCAGGAGCAGCTCCAGGAGTTCAAGGAGTGCGTACAGTGTCCCTCTATGGTATTAAAGACATTCCTGAATGTGCTGTGCAAGGTAGTGATGTTTTAATCTACGATGTACAAGACATTGGAGTGCGTTCCTATACTTTTGTTTCTTCATTACTTCATTTAGTTTGTGCTGCACAAAAATATAAAAAGACTTTGATTATTTTAGATCGCCCAAATCCCATGGGAGGTAGGATAATTGATGGGCCGATGCCTACCTCTCCATCGGATTATGCTCCAGAAATTCCTTATTGCTATGGGATGACTCCAGGGGAACTAGCCTTATTTTATAAGGCGAAGTATGCGCCCTACGCTCAGGTGTCTGTGGTTCCTATGCAAGGATGGAAACGTTCGATGACATTCTCTCAAACTGGATTAAACTGGATTCCCACCAGCCCACAAATTCCTGATGCACAAACGACTTTTTTCTATGCAGCAACGGGGATTATAGGAGCTTTGTCTATATCAAGTATTGGTATAGGTTACACCCTTCCTTTTAGAGTAATTGGAGCTCCCTGGATGGATGGTAATCTTGTTGCTAAGAAATTAAATGAAGCACGTTTACCGGGAGTAAGGTTCTATCCTTTTTGTTATGAACCTTTTTTTGGTAAATATAAGATGGAATTTTGTTCAGGGGTTTTACTTATGTTAGAAAATTCTGAAGAGTTCCTTCCTATGGAAACTCAGTGTACAATTTTAGGTACTCTAAAAACCCTTTATCCTAAACAAGTCGAGAATGCTTTTAAAGCCTTGGAAAAAATTCCTTTGCGAAGAACATCTATTCATCGTTGTTTAGGAGAAGAAAAGTTTTTATATATTTGCCAAAACGAGCGCTATATTGTTTGGCCGCTAAAAAAATTATGTATTGAAGGCAGAACAAAGTTTGAAAATATACGTAAGCCTTTCTTAATAGCCGACTATGGTGATTAA
- the rdgB gene encoding RdgB/HAM1 family non-canonical purine NTP pyrophosphatase gives MKIVIASSHGYKIRETKTFLKQLGSFDIFSLTDFPNYHSPKEIGCLPEENALAKGLHAAKELNSWVIADDTMLMVPALNGLPGKLSAIFAGEDACDKDHRKKLLQEMQSLESIVDRSAYFECCIVLASPEGKFFKARGICEGYISNQEKGSSGFGYDPLFLKYDYKQTFAELSEDVKNQVSHRAKALQKLTPYLQDLLEKHLISRN, from the coding sequence ATGAAGATAGTAATTGCTAGCTCCCACGGTTATAAAATACGAGAAACCAAGACTTTTTTAAAACAATTAGGAAGTTTTGATATTTTCTCATTAACAGATTTCCCCAACTATCACTCTCCTAAAGAAATAGGTTGCCTTCCTGAAGAAAATGCTTTAGCAAAAGGCCTTCATGCAGCAAAGGAGCTTAATTCTTGGGTTATTGCGGATGATACTATGCTTATGGTACCTGCATTAAATGGTCTTCCTGGCAAACTGTCAGCCATTTTTGCTGGAGAAGATGCATGCGATAAAGATCACAGAAAAAAACTTCTACAAGAAATGCAATCTTTAGAAAGTATTGTAGACCGCTCTGCATATTTTGAATGTTGTATTGTTCTTGCTTCTCCTGAAGGGAAATTCTTTAAAGCTCGAGGAATTTGTGAAGGTTATATTAGCAATCAAGAAAAAGGTTCTTCAGGATTTGGTTATGATCCATTATTTTTAAAATATGATTATAAACAAACATTTGCTGAACTTTCTGAAGATGTAAAAAATCAGGTCTCACATAGAGCTAAGGCTTTACAAAAGCTAACTCCTTATTTGCAAGACCTGTTGGAGAAACATCTAATCTCTAGGAACTAG
- the ung gene encoding uracil-DNA glycosylase has translation MQNAFTIDQLPLSWQEQLKTEWFQPYMCKLREFLQSEYSQTIVYPAKDNIFTALKSTPFDSVRVVILGQDPYPGEGQAHGLSFSVPKGIRLPPSLINIFRELQTDLGIENTTGCLQSWADQGVLLLNTVLTVRAGSPFSHAGRGWEQFTDAIVAKLIENRSHVIFVLWGNAARKKCDLLFHSKHKHAILAAPHPSPLAAHRGFFGCSHFSKINYLLKKLNKPMINWKLP, from the coding sequence ATGCAAAATGCCTTTACTATAGACCAGCTTCCTTTGTCTTGGCAAGAGCAGCTTAAAACTGAATGGTTCCAGCCCTATATGTGTAAGCTTAGGGAATTTTTACAATCCGAGTATTCCCAAACAATCGTTTACCCCGCAAAAGACAATATCTTTACTGCATTAAAAAGCACACCTTTTGATTCTGTACGCGTTGTTATTCTTGGGCAAGATCCTTATCCTGGAGAAGGTCAAGCTCATGGATTAAGCTTTAGCGTTCCGAAGGGAATTCGTTTACCCCCGTCTCTTATTAATATCTTTCGCGAATTACAGACTGACTTGGGAATAGAAAATACCACAGGGTGTTTGCAATCTTGGGCAGATCAAGGTGTCTTATTATTAAATACAGTATTAACTGTGCGCGCGGGATCTCCTTTTTCTCATGCTGGTCGGGGATGGGAACAATTTACCGATGCTATTGTTGCTAAGCTTATAGAGAACCGTTCCCACGTAATTTTTGTATTATGGGGGAATGCTGCAAGAAAGAAATGTGATTTACTTTTTCATTCCAAACATAAACATGCTATTTTAGCAGCTCCGCACCCTTCTCCTTTAGCGGCACATAGAGGTTTTTTTGGCTGTTCGCACTTTTCAAAAATTAACTATCTGCTTAAAAAGCTGAATAAGCCCATGATTAATTGGAAACTCCCATGA
- a CDS encoding ATP-dependent helicase: MLTSELNEAQIAAVTSPLSPILVLAGAGAGKTRVVTCRILHLINEGIAPKEILAVTFTNKAAKELKERILHQCPQAHGTDIPMVCTFHSLGVFILRRSIQALNRENNFIIYDQSDTDKLLKQCLQKFNLKKTLSNSIQYHISQAKNRLLYPEDLDPEEYIDPVVSIYKEYQQRLNETNALDFDDLLFLTVKLFKEFPEIRKEYSELWKALLIDEYQDTNHAQYMMAQTIAGKHQNIFAVGDPDQSIYSWRGANIHNILNFEKDYPRALVLRLEDNYRSYGNILNAANALIQNNASRLKKDLRSVKGPGEKIRVFLGKTDKEEAEFVADEINRLYRRANIPLRDICIFYRTNFQSRTFEDALLRRRIPYEILGGLSFYKRKEIQDILAFLRMFTAKCDVVAFDRTVNLPKRGLGPSTISSLIDYALTNNLPMLEACKNALESQAVKLSKKQQEGLRSYLSIFQQLEHAYETLPLNEFVVATIRITGYLQVLKEDPDTFEDRKSNLDELASKTFEWEQQNTEGSLESFLDDLALKSSTDETELITDRVNLMTIHNGKGLEFRIAFVVGLEENLFPHANSKGNYENLEEERRLCYVGITRAQDLLYLTAAQTRFLWGTVRVMKPSRFLKEIPRDYLIQVH, from the coding sequence ATGCTCACTTCAGAATTAAACGAAGCACAAATTGCAGCTGTCACCTCACCATTAAGTCCTATTTTAGTTCTTGCTGGAGCTGGAGCTGGGAAAACTCGCGTGGTAACATGCCGTATTCTCCATTTAATTAATGAAGGCATTGCTCCTAAAGAAATCCTAGCTGTTACTTTCACCAATAAAGCAGCAAAAGAACTTAAAGAACGTATTTTGCATCAATGCCCTCAAGCTCATGGTACGGATATTCCTATGGTATGTACATTCCATAGCCTAGGAGTCTTTATCCTACGTCGATCTATACAAGCTTTAAATAGAGAAAATAATTTTATTATCTATGATCAAAGTGACACTGATAAGCTTCTCAAGCAATGTTTACAAAAATTTAATTTAAAGAAAACTCTCAGTAATTCTATACAATATCACATATCTCAAGCAAAAAATCGTCTGCTATATCCTGAGGATTTAGACCCTGAAGAATATATTGATCCGGTGGTTTCTATCTATAAAGAATACCAGCAACGTCTAAACGAAACTAATGCTTTGGACTTTGATGATCTTTTATTTCTTACTGTAAAGCTATTTAAGGAATTCCCTGAAATCAGAAAAGAATATAGCGAACTATGGAAAGCTCTTCTTATTGACGAGTATCAAGATACCAACCACGCACAATATATGATGGCTCAGACTATTGCAGGGAAACATCAAAATATATTTGCTGTAGGAGATCCCGATCAATCTATCTACTCTTGGCGCGGAGCAAATATCCATAATATTTTAAATTTTGAAAAAGACTATCCTAGAGCTCTTGTCCTACGTTTAGAAGACAATTACCGTAGTTATGGAAATATTCTTAATGCTGCTAATGCTTTGATTCAAAATAATGCTTCGAGATTAAAGAAAGACTTAAGAAGCGTGAAAGGTCCTGGAGAAAAAATTCGTGTATTTCTAGGAAAAACAGATAAGGAAGAAGCAGAATTTGTCGCGGATGAAATCAATCGTCTCTATAGAAGAGCAAATATTCCTCTACGTGATATCTGTATTTTTTATAGAACAAACTTCCAATCTCGCACCTTCGAAGACGCTTTATTACGTAGACGTATTCCCTATGAAATTCTTGGGGGGTTATCTTTCTATAAACGCAAAGAAATTCAAGATATCTTAGCGTTTCTAAGAATGTTTACTGCTAAATGTGATGTTGTTGCCTTTGATAGAACAGTAAATCTTCCCAAACGCGGTTTAGGACCTTCTACCATTTCTTCTTTAATAGACTACGCTCTCACTAATAACCTCCCAATGTTAGAAGCATGTAAAAATGCTTTAGAAAGTCAAGCTGTAAAGCTATCTAAAAAACAACAAGAAGGTCTAAGAAGTTATTTAAGTATTTTCCAACAACTCGAACATGCTTATGAAACCCTCCCTCTTAATGAGTTTGTTGTCGCTACCATACGAATTACAGGATACCTTCAAGTATTAAAGGAAGATCCTGATACTTTCGAAGATAGAAAAAGCAACCTTGATGAACTTGCTTCAAAAACTTTTGAGTGGGAACAGCAAAATACAGAGGGCTCCTTAGAAAGTTTCTTAGATGATTTAGCTTTAAAAAGTTCTACTGACGAAACAGAACTTATTACAGATCGTGTCAATCTCATGACAATTCATAATGGTAAGGGATTAGAATTTCGTATAGCGTTTGTTGTGGGATTAGAGGAAAATCTCTTTCCCCACGCAAACTCTAAAGGAAATTATGAAAATCTTGAAGAAGAACGGCGGCTATGCTACGTAGGAATCACTAGAGCCCAAGATCTCCTTTATTTAACCGCAGCGCAAACTCGTTTTCTTTGGGGCACAGTTCGTGTCATGAAGCCGAGTCGATTTCTTAAGGAAATCCCTAGAGATTACTTGATTCAAGTACATTAG
- the rpoN gene encoding RNA polymerase factor sigma-54, producing MFQQHQKLSQNYLPSLRMQQGLQMLQSSITELSSYVLQQIIHNPFFDISSLEDEEWSVCSSLPSIDAAYSRPESLFSHLFTQVQQTFDSSKELLIAQHIIGNLSDQGLFLSSPEELSLQLEIPLEIIHTVWKTIQYFHPLGIASPSLQDYWLLHLENSSHTLAYKIIKEHYSLLINCDFLRIAKKCRCSPLDIRNALKSALAKIPWCPSEGYTSLSNVQPALPDVYVTKKHKIWEIQVSSRGLPPVKLNSEVFHIYEHLPKEEKKNLTQQILSAKWLIKNLRKREQTLFAIVEKILPHQESFLLGKTSFPKALSVKNLSEELSFHESTIFRAIENKTLAAPIGIISMKQLFPRAASKDTSQSKEMILQWIRQWIASETAPLSDADISDRISQQGIQCARRTVAKYRSQLKILPAHKRKSYSEM from the coding sequence ATGTTTCAGCAACATCAAAAGCTTTCTCAAAACTACCTTCCCTCGCTGCGTATGCAGCAGGGATTGCAGATGTTGCAATCTTCAATCACTGAACTTTCTTCTTACGTACTCCAACAAATCATTCATAATCCCTTCTTCGATATCTCCTCTTTAGAAGATGAGGAGTGGTCTGTATGCTCTTCTTTACCCTCTATAGACGCCGCATACTCTCGTCCCGAATCTTTGTTTTCCCATCTTTTCACACAAGTACAACAGACGTTTGATAGCTCTAAGGAATTGCTTATTGCTCAGCACATTATAGGTAATCTATCGGATCAGGGTTTATTCCTTTCTTCTCCTGAGGAGCTATCATTACAGTTGGAAATTCCTTTAGAAATTATTCATACTGTTTGGAAAACGATTCAGTATTTTCATCCTTTAGGTATTGCTTCTCCGTCCTTACAGGACTATTGGTTATTACATTTAGAAAATTCTTCACATACTCTTGCTTACAAAATCATCAAAGAACACTATTCTCTTTTGATTAACTGCGATTTCCTACGTATAGCAAAAAAATGTCGATGCTCTCCTTTAGATATAAGAAATGCTCTTAAATCAGCTTTAGCAAAAATTCCTTGGTGTCCTTCGGAAGGTTATACATCTTTATCTAATGTACAACCTGCTCTTCCTGATGTTTACGTTACTAAAAAACATAAGATTTGGGAAATTCAAGTGAGTTCCCGAGGTTTACCCCCTGTAAAACTTAACAGTGAAGTTTTTCATATTTATGAACACCTCCCTAAAGAAGAGAAAAAGAACCTTACACAGCAAATTCTTTCTGCTAAATGGCTTATTAAAAATTTAAGAAAACGAGAACAAACTTTATTTGCTATTGTAGAAAAGATCCTCCCTCATCAAGAAAGCTTTCTTCTTGGCAAGACCTCTTTCCCTAAAGCATTATCTGTAAAAAACTTATCTGAAGAACTCTCTTTTCACGAATCAACAATATTTCGTGCCATAGAAAATAAGACATTGGCAGCGCCTATCGGAATTATCTCTATGAAACAGCTATTTCCACGTGCTGCAAGTAAGGATACTTCTCAATCCAAAGAAATGATTTTACAGTGGATTCGTCAATGGATAGCTTCAGAAACAGCACCATTATCCGATGCGGATATTAGTGATCGAATTTCTCAACAGGGAATTCAATGCGCCCGCCGTACAGTAGCTAAATACCGTTCACAATTAAAGATTCTTCCTGCACATAAAAGAAAATCGTACTCTGAAATGTAA